One Scomber scombrus chromosome 1, fScoSco1.1, whole genome shotgun sequence DNA segment encodes these proteins:
- the swap70a gene encoding switch-associated protein 70: protein MWLRGELLKSIWHAFTALDLDHRGKVSKSQLKVLSHNICTVMRIPHNPVALEEHFKDDDSGPLSNQGYMPYLNTFVLDKVQEDFDVLELCRMCWTLCYKKNICTKNLLISDNDCFKVWCIFNFLSEEKYPLVIIIEEIEYFLQKLMEAMGIGWSEEKFVDYKLHLYRKKNCLTAWELIELVGLSYFSKGINRQTLSMGINEVFQELILDVLKQGYMMKKGHMRKNWNERWFVLKPNSLSYYVCEDLVELKGVIPLDQNCCVESLLDKEGKKCLFIIKCSDKSFEISVSDKKKKQEWIQAIQTCIQLLRLGLSSPHREARRRRRELRQRQQTEEGDLVERMKELQVANENKQRQLENMRKKMEEAAAQAAMEEHMRKKTQLDLQDRYRLDLEREKMVRQQMEEQVAQKSSELEQYLQRVRELEDMYNRLKEALEDERQAKQDEEAMRKLQARLLEEETEKRAELEQIHLQQQRALSQTQAEKQELVAEQQAKERDLQAAMQQLETLERERQGALQEYQVVSKKLERAANKTKNWKDKVARHEGLVRLIQPGDKAPQKMTNWGPAAFTDIELEMRKKSWQERKNQGAQRGSPCLHGPHADEGDSDHN, encoded by the exons ATGTGGCTTCGTGGGGAGCTTTTGAAATCCATATGGCACGCCTTTACGGCTCTGGACTTGGACCATCGTGGAAAAGTCTCCAAATCTCAGTTAAAG GTGCTGTCTCACAACATATGCACAGTGATGAGGATCCCTCATAACCCTGTGGCCCTTGAAGAGCATTTCAAAGATGATGATTCGGGGCCTCTGTCCAACCAGGGCTACATGCCCTACCTCAACACATTTGTTCTTGACAAG GTACAAGAGGATTTTGATGTACTGGAGTTGTGCAGGATGTGCTGGACTTTGTGTTACAAGAAAAATATCTGCACTAAAAATCTGCTCATCTCAGACAATGATTGTTTCAAAGTGTGGTGCATATTCAACTTTCTGTCAGAAGAAAAGTACCCACTAGTCATCATCATTGAAGAG ATCGAGTACTTCCTGCAAAAGCTGATGGAAGCCATGGGGATCGGATGGAGTGAGGAGAAGTTTGTGGATTACAAGCTCCACCTGTACAGGAAGAAGAACTGCCTGACTGCCTGGGAGCTGATCGAACTGGTGGGACTCAGTTACTTCAGCAAAGGCATAAACCGCCAGACCCTGTCTATGGGCATCAATGAGGTCTTCCAAGAACTCATATTGGATGTGCTCAAGCAG GGCTACATGATGAAAAAGGGCCATATGAGGAAGAACTGGAACGAGCGCTGGTTTGTGCTTAAACCCAACTCACTGTCGTACTACGTGTGTGAGGATCTTGTGGAGCTGAAAGGAGTTATCCCTCTGGACCAAAACTGTTGTGTGGAG TCTCTGTTAGATAAAGAAGGGAAGAAATGCCTGTTTATTATCAAGTGCTCTGACAAAAGCTTTGAGATCAGCGTGTCagataaaaagaagaagcaggaaTGGATTCAAG CTATTCAGACGTGCATTCAGCTGCTGAGGTTGGGGCTGTCCTCTCCTCACCGCGAGGCCCGACGGAGGCGCAGGGAGCTCCGGCAGAGGCAGCAGACCGAGGAGGGTGATCTGGTAGAGAGGATGAAGGAGCTCCAGGTGGCCAATGAGAACAAACAGAGACAGCTGGAGAATATGAGGAAG AAAATGGAAGAGGCTGCCGCTCAAGCAGCCATGGAGGAGCACATGAGGAAGAAGACTCAGTTAGATTTGCAGGATCGCTACAGACTGgatctggagagagagaaaatg GTACGTCAGCAGATGGAAGAGCAGGTGGCTCAGAAGTCCAGTGAACTGGAGCAGTACCTGCAGCGCGTCCGGGAGCTGGAGGACATGTACAACCGGCTGAAGGAGGCCTTAGAGGATGAGAGGCAGGCCAAGCAGGATGAGGAGGCCATGCGCAAGCTGCAGGCCag gctgctggaggaggagacagagaaaagggcAGAGCTGGAGCAGATCcacctgcagcagcagagggcGCTGTCTCAGACTCAGGCTGAGAAGCAGGAGTTGGTTGCCGAGCAGCAGGCCAAGGAGAGAGACCTGCAGGCAGCCATGCAGCAGCTGGAGACACTGGAGAGAGAGCGGCAGGGAGCACTGCAGGAGTATCAG GTGGTGTCGAAGAAGCTTGAGCGAGCAGCTAACAAGACTAAGAATTGGAAAGACAAGGTGGCCAGACATGAAGGGCTGGTGCGTCTCATCCAGCCAG GCGATAAAGCACCTCAGAAGATGACCAACTGGGGTCCGGCTGCAtttactgacattgagctgGAGATGAGAAAGAAGTCGTGGCAGGAGAGGAAAAACCAGGGGGCTCAGCGGGGCTCACCATGTTTACATGGACCGCATGCTGATGAGGGAGACTCTGACCATAATTAA